A single Hemiscyllium ocellatum isolate sHemOce1 chromosome 18, sHemOce1.pat.X.cur, whole genome shotgun sequence DNA region contains:
- the LOC132824413 gene encoding troponin T, fast skeletal muscle isoforms-like isoform X2 encodes MKLTAPKIPEGEKVDFDDIQKKRQNKDLMELQGLIDLHFENRKKEEEELIALKERIEKRRAERSEQQRIRAEKEKERQARQAEEKARKEEDDARRRADDDAKKKKALSSMGAQYSSYLAKADQKRGKKQTEREKKRKILAERRKPLNIDHLNEDKLREKAKELYDWLRQLESEKFDMCEKLKRQKYEITTARNRIDELQKHSKKGAGKGKVGGRWK; translated from the exons GACATCCAGAAGAAGCGCCAGAACAAAGATCTAATGGAGTTACAGGGTCTGATTGATCTTCATTTTGAGAATAGGAAGAAGGAAGAAGAGGAACTGATTGCTCTGAAAGAGAGGATT GAAAAACGCAGAGCAGAAAGATCTGAACAGCAAAGAATTCGCGCTGAGAAGGAAAAGGAGCGTCAGGCCAGGCAGGCG GAGGAGAAAGCAAGAAAGGAAGAGGATGATGCCAGGAGGAGGGCTGATGATGATGCCAAGAAGAAGAAGGCTCTGAGCAGCATGGGTGCTCAATACAGCAGCTACCTTGCCAAG GCTGatcagaagagagggaaaaaacaGACTGAAAGGGAAAAGAAGAGGAAAATCCTTGCAGAGAGGCGCAAACCACTCAACATTGATCATCTTAATGAAGACAAGCTTAG ggaaaaagccaaggaactatatgACTGGTTGAGACAACTAGAATCTGAAAAATTTGATATGTGTGAAAAACTGAAGAGGCAGAAGTATGAG ATTACTACAGCCAGAAATCGCATTGATGAACTTCAAAAACA CAGCAAGAAGGGTGCTGGCAAGGGCAAGGTTGGTGGCCGCTGGAAGTAG
- the LOC132824413 gene encoding troponin T, fast skeletal muscle isoforms-like isoform X1: MKLTAPKIPEGEKVDFDDIQKKRQNKDLMELQGLIDLHFENRKKEEEELIALKERIEKRRAERSEQQRIRAEKEKERQARQAEEKARKEEDDARRRADDDAKKKKALSSMGAQYSSYLAKADQKRGKKQTEREKKRKILAERRKPLNIDHLNEDKLREKAKELYDWLRQLESEKFDMCEKLKRQKYEITSLRKRMELLAKFSKKGAGKGKVGGRWK; the protein is encoded by the exons GACATCCAGAAGAAGCGCCAGAACAAAGATCTAATGGAGTTACAGGGTCTGATTGATCTTCATTTTGAGAATAGGAAGAAGGAAGAAGAGGAACTGATTGCTCTGAAAGAGAGGATT GAAAAACGCAGAGCAGAAAGATCTGAACAGCAAAGAATTCGCGCTGAGAAGGAAAAGGAGCGTCAGGCCAGGCAGGCG GAGGAGAAAGCAAGAAAGGAAGAGGATGATGCCAGGAGGAGGGCTGATGATGATGCCAAGAAGAAGAAGGCTCTGAGCAGCATGGGTGCTCAATACAGCAGCTACCTTGCCAAG GCTGatcagaagagagggaaaaaacaGACTGAAAGGGAAAAGAAGAGGAAAATCCTTGCAGAGAGGCGCAAACCACTCAACATTGATCATCTTAATGAAGACAAGCTTAG ggaaaaagccaaggaactatatgACTGGTTGAGACAACTAGAATCTGAAAAATTTGATATGTGTGAAAAACTGAAGAGGCAGAAGTATGAG ATTACATCACTGCGTAAGAGAATGGAGCTACTGGCTAAGTT CAGCAAGAAGGGTGCTGGCAAGGGCAAGGTTGGTGGCCGCTGGAAGTAG